The genomic window TTTGGCGAAGCGCAACGGCGGTCGGTCCCGCCCCCCACTTCTCCGTTCCCAAGCTGTCCTCGGTTGCCGTGGGTAACAGGAACACCGGCCCCGCTCCCCAGATGATACCACTTTCGGTTGGCCGCGCCGGAGAGAAGAAGGCGCTCTGCACGACATCACCTAGGCCAAACTGTGTCCCCTCGGAAGTGACCACGTCGTCCTGCCAAATGAGAGGCAGGATGGTGCGCGATATGAGGTTCCAATCTTCGTTGAGAGTCATGGGCACGACGGGCTGAACATTCAGAACGAGCCGTTCGCCCTTGTCGCCAGACCCAATGTCCTGATCGTAGTTGAACTGGAAGGGAACGGATATGAGGCTCGCCACGGGATTGGCCAGGGCCTTGGCCAGCTCCGCGTCGCTTTGCTGGGCATTGGCAGGTAGAGCGGCTAGTCCCGCCAGCAGCGACAAAATCGCAAGAACTTTAAACCAGGCCTGCTTGACTTCCATCTAAACTCCGATCCATCAGGGGGCCTAAGGAGC from Limibacillus sp. includes these protein-coding regions:
- a CDS encoding transporter, translating into MEVKQAWFKVLAILSLLAGLAALPANAQQSDAELAKALANPVASLISVPFQFNYDQDIGSGDKGERLVLNVQPVVPMTLNEDWNLISRTILPLIWQDDVVTSEGTQFGLGDVVQSAFFSPARPTESGIIWGAGPVFLLPTATEDSLGTEKWGAGPTAVALRQSGPWTYGALANHIWSFAGADSRKDISTTFLQPFINYTTPNATSFFLNTETTYDWNAGEASVPINAGVNQLLDIGGQKLQVGLGLRYWLDSPDGGPEGFGARFNVIFLFPR